GACTGCTCTCTCTTGAGCTCAATTGGACTTGAAGTCTCTCTCCCAAAAAAAGTCTATCCAATCATCCGCTTCATTTATCCAAAAGTCAGGCTTGTAAACTGAGGTTTTTTTGTAAAAAAGTGTAGCTGTTTTAAACTCTACTTTTGGATGCTTTGTGCGAAGCATCTTTATAATGGCTTTGAGTGTATCTCCACTATCTGCTATATCATCTATAACTAAAACCCTTTGTATATTTTCAAATTCACAAAAGCCTTTTATACAAAGTGCTTCTCTTTTTTGTGTTTTGTCATAAAGCTGGGTGCTTAGCGTTTGTATATTTCGAACATTAAGACCTTCTACTACGGCGTGAGAGAGAGTGAGACCACCCCTTGCAATCCCAACTAAGGCCTCTGGCTCAAACTCTTTTATCTCTAAGAGAAGTCTGTTTGTATCTGTTTTAAAGCTATCATAAGAGTAGTATTTCATGTCAACATTATACAAAATAAACATAAAAATTGATAAATATTGTTTAAGATTAATAGTAGTATAATATTTTCATATTTTAAAAAGGAGATCGTATGATCAAAACTTTATCGTCAATCGTACTAGCAGGTTTAGTCACTGCAACTATCACAGGATGTGGTGCTTCGCCAAAGGTTCTTGAAGACGAGGGTTGCATAATAGAAAATACTCTAGCTCCAGCATGGGCATGTGTTCCTGTAGTTGAGGGTGCTTACGCTGGTGTTGGTATCTCAGAGAAGAGTGCAGCTGGTATGGGTCATATGAGAAGAGTTGCTCTTGCAAATGGTCGTTCAGACTTAGCTCAACAGATACAAGTTCAGGTTAAAGACAAAGTAGAGACGTTTACTCGTGCTACAGGTGTGGGAAGTGCCGAGGTGGTTGACCAAGTAAACACTGCTGTATCAAAACAAGTTGCAAAAGTTGATCTGCAAGGCTCGAAGCAAGCTGGCATGTGGATTGCTCCATCAGGTGCTATATATATGTTAGTAACAGTTGGTGAAGCTGCAGTAAATAATGAAGTAAAAAAAGCAGTTAAGACTAGCTTTAAAAATGATGAAGCTTTGTGGCAACAATTTCAAGCTAAAAATGCTCTTGAGGGTTTAGAAAAAGAGTTTCCAACTAACTAATGAAAATTTTTTAGCTCTTGAGGTCCTGAACAAACATCATCGTCATTTTACATTTGATGTGGCATCTCGTTTAGATTGTCAAAAGAGGTCTCAAAGAGATCCTGAATCAAGTTCAGGATGACAGTTTGTTTGTTCAGGATGACAGTTTGTTTGTTCAGGATGAC
This genomic stretch from Sulfurimonas hongkongensis harbors:
- a CDS encoding phosphoribosyltransferase gives rise to the protein MFILYNVDMKYYSYDSFKTDTNRLLLEIKEFEPEALVGIARGGLTLSHAVVEGLNVRNIQTLSTQLYDKTQKREALCIKGFCEFENIQRVLVIDDIADSGDTLKAIIKMLRTKHPKVEFKTATLFYKKTSVYKPDFWINEADDWIDFFWERDFKSN
- a CDS encoding LPP20 family lipoprotein; this translates as MIKTLSSIVLAGLVTATITGCGASPKVLEDEGCIIENTLAPAWACVPVVEGAYAGVGISEKSAAGMGHMRRVALANGRSDLAQQIQVQVKDKVETFTRATGVGSAEVVDQVNTAVSKQVAKVDLQGSKQAGMWIAPSGAIYMLVTVGEAAVNNEVKKAVKTSFKNDEALWQQFQAKNALEGLEKEFPTN